The Echeneis naucrates chromosome 8, fEcheNa1.1, whole genome shotgun sequence genome has a window encoding:
- the wnt9b gene encoding protein Wnt-9b, translating to MRSRLPRTACLLRLIALCILLSHTAAYFGLTGREPLVFLPGPFSNEPPTGKAHLKQCEQMTLTRRQKRLCRREPGLAETLRESVRLSLLECRYQFRNERWNCSLDGRGSLLKRAFKETAFLLAVSSAALTHALAKACSSGRMERCTCDDSPGIQHREAWQWGVCGDNLKYSTKFLKKFLGQKRVSKDLRAQVDAHNINVGIRAVKSGLKTTCKCHGVSGSCAVRTCWKQLSPFHDTGRLLKYRYDTAVRVLSVTNAATGEPELAGPRRHSQSLRTTDLVYLEDSPSFCRPSRYSPGTGGRSCTKDTSCQSLCCGRGYNTAMRLTSLSCHCQVRWCCHVECQTCVREEEVYTCKTA from the exons ATGCGCTCCAGGCTCCCACGGACCGCCTGCCTACTGCGACTCATTGCACTCTGCATCCTCCTCTCGCACACTGCAGCTTATTTTGG GCTGACAGGTCGGGAGCCCTTGGTGTTTCTACCCGGCCCGTTTTCCAATGAGCCTCCCACAGGGAAGGCCCACCTGAAGCAGTGCGAGCAGATGACCCTGACCAGGCGGCAGAAGAGGCTGTGTCGCAGGGAGCCCGGTCTGGCAGAGACCCTGCGGGAGTCGGTGCGCCTCAGCCTCCTGGAGTGTCGCTATCAGTTCAGGAATGAGCGCTGGAACTGCAGCCTGGATGGCCGAGGGAGCCTCCTGAAAAGAG CGTTCAAGGAGACCGCCTTCCTGCTGGCGGTGTCGTCGGCCGCGCTGACGCACGCGCTGGCCAAAGCGTGCAGCTCGGGCCGCATGGAGCGGTGCACGTGCGACGACTCCCCCGGCATCCAGCACCGGGAGGCCTGGCAGTGGGGGGTCTGCGGCGACAACCTGAAGTACAGCACCAAGTTCCTGAAGAAGTTCCTCGGCCAGAAGAGGGTCAGCAAGGACCTCCGGGCGCAGGTGGACGCCCACAACATCAACGTCGGGATTCGG GCGGTGAAGAGCGGGCTGAAAACAACCTGTAAGTGTCACGGCGTCTCGGGCTCCTGCGCCGTACGGACTTGCTGGAAGCAGCTGTCGCCCTTCCACGACACCGGGCGGCTGCTGAAGTATCGATATGACACCGCGGTGCGAGTGCTGAGCGTCACCAACGCAGCCACGGGGGAGCCGGAGCTGGCAGGGCCCCGTCGCCACAGCCAGAGCCTCCGCACCACCGACCTGGTCTATCTGGAGGACTCCCCCAGCTTCTGCAGGCCCTCCCGATACTCCCCCGGCACAGGTGGCCGCTCATGCACCAAGGACACCAGCTGTCAGAGCCTGTGCTGCGGACGCGGCTACAACACGGCCATGCGCCTCACCAGCCTGTCCTGCCACTGCCAGGTACGCTGGTGCTGCCACGTGGAGTGCCAGACATGcgtgagagaggaggaagtgtACACCTGCAAAACCGCATGA